From Astyanax mexicanus isolate ESR-SI-001 chromosome 11, AstMex3_surface, whole genome shotgun sequence, the proteins below share one genomic window:
- the pdcl3 gene encoding phosducin-like protein 3, producing MQDPNEDTEWNDILRRKGILPPKEKPKEDEEEEQIIQQQSIVKTYESMTLDELEENEDEFSEEDEAAIEMYRQKRLAEWKANQIKNVFGEVNEISGQDYIQEVNKAGSGIWVVLHLYKPGIPLCTLINQHLSELARKFPQTKFLKSISTTCIPNYPDRNLPTIFVYHEGEMKAQFIGPLVFGGMNLKCDELEWRLSESGAVKTDLEENPKKQIQDQLLTSIRCSMPNRKDSDESDED from the exons GACCCAAATGAAGACACTGAGTGGAATGATATTCTCCGGAGAAAAGGAATCCTTCCCCCTAAAGAGAAGCCgaaggaggatgaggaagaggagcagaTTATTCAGCAGCAGTCTATTG TAAAGACCTATGAGAGCATGACTCTGGACGAGCTGGAGGAGAATGAGGACGAGTTCAGTGAGGAAGACGAGGCTGCTATTGAAATGTACAG gcAGAAAAGACTTGCAGAGTGGAAAGCTAACCAGATAAAGAACGTGTTCGGGGAAGTGAACGAGATTTCTGGACAGGATTACATTCAGGAGGTGAATAAAGCTGGCAGTGGGATTTGGGTGGTGCTGCACCTCTATAAACCAGG CATCCCCCTCTGCACACTCATAAACCAGCATTTATCAGAGCTGGCGCGAAAATTCCCACAGACAAAGTTCCTGAAGTCCATCTCCACCACCTGCATCCCCAACTACCCCGACAGGAACCTTCCCACAATCTTCGTTTATCACGAGGGAGAGATGAAGGCTCAGTTTATCGGTCCTCTCGTTTTTGGAGGCATGAACCTTAAATGCGATG AGCTGGAGTGGCGGCTGTCTGAGTCTGGAGCTGTGAAGACTGACCTCGAGGAGAACCCTAAGAAACAGATCCAGGATCAGCTGCTGACGTCCATACGCTGTTCGATGCCAAACCGTAAAGACAGTGATGAATCTGATGAGGACTGA
- the nms gene encoding neuromedin-S has translation MSFSVAQVNILYLLLCGFCGAGDTAESYPLTDCEDDGDYMQGSAVQSTLCGLVWQDQNKEQIQNVFKRFLFHYSKAQNSVGSVERESHSVHPLMRLSPKFVQRRRKQHVSSKLKSCGRSNRLVRDVLCSLIGCSGQL, from the exons ATGAGCTTCAGCGTGGCTCAGGTGAACATCCTCTACCTGCTGCTCTGCGGCTTCTGCGGGGCTGGCGACACCGCCG AAAGTTATCCATTGACAGACTGTGAAGATGATGGAGATTATATGCAG GGTTCTGCTGTACAGAGCACTTTGTGTGGACTTGTGTGGCAAGACCAGAACAAG gagcAGATCCAGAATGTTTTCAAACGG TTTTTGTTTCATTACTCCAAGGCACAGAACTCAGTCGGCTCAGTCGAAAGAGAG TCTCACTCTGTCCACCCACTGATGCGCCTGTCCCCGAAGTTCGTCCAGCGCAGGAGGAAACAGCATGTGTCCTCA AAGCTGAAGTCATGTGGCCGTTCCAATAGACTAGTTCGGG ATGTGCTCTGCTCTTTAATTGGATGCTCAGGGCAGCTGTAA